A single region of the Paraburkholderia sprentiae WSM5005 genome encodes:
- a CDS encoding pyridoxal-phosphate-dependent aminotransferase family protein, with protein sequence MPTSPSTTIAASVPCPVVESLDAILPEEPLLMMGAGPVPIPAAVAKANAIVINHLGGTMAKVVNQVKTMARYVFQTESKWVLGVAGPGSGAMEMAICNLAWEGTRMLCIKNGFFSDRMADMGRRVGARVSMLEVADRTVASLDQVADALRRERPEVVTVVQGETSNTVWNHHLKDIAALAKKAGALVIVDAVCTLSTMPLDMDAWGIDAVITGGQKGLSSIPGVSLIAFSDAAWARVKSRTVPNTHWCLDASLAENFWHNAGYHYTAPVSGVLALHEALRLVCAETLEKRFARHLKCSLALQQGVTAMGLQLYAPENCRLNSVVGIEVPDGLSPADVCAHISRQHQVEISGSFGLPIVRIGQMGEQCREHNLFRTVHALGRTMVDLGVKVDLPAGVAALERGLSEGK encoded by the coding sequence ATGCCGACCTCACCCTCCACTACCATTGCTGCGTCCGTCCCCTGCCCGGTTGTCGAATCGCTCGACGCCATCCTTCCCGAAGAACCGCTGCTGATGATGGGCGCCGGCCCCGTGCCGATTCCCGCCGCGGTCGCGAAGGCCAATGCGATCGTGATCAACCATCTGGGCGGCACGATGGCGAAAGTGGTGAACCAGGTGAAGACGATGGCGCGCTACGTGTTTCAGACCGAGTCGAAATGGGTGCTCGGCGTCGCGGGACCCGGATCGGGCGCGATGGAGATGGCGATCTGCAATCTCGCGTGGGAAGGCACGCGCATGCTGTGCATCAAGAATGGCTTTTTCAGCGACCGCATGGCCGACATGGGCCGGCGCGTCGGCGCGCGCGTGAGCATGCTGGAAGTCGCGGACCGCACGGTCGCGAGTCTCGATCAGGTCGCCGACGCGCTGCGCCGCGAGCGTCCCGAGGTCGTCACGGTGGTGCAGGGAGAGACGTCGAACACCGTGTGGAACCATCATTTGAAAGACATCGCGGCGCTCGCGAAGAAAGCGGGCGCGCTCGTGATCGTCGACGCCGTCTGCACGCTGAGCACGATGCCGCTCGACATGGACGCCTGGGGTATCGACGCGGTGATTACCGGCGGCCAGAAGGGCTTGTCGTCGATTCCGGGCGTGTCGTTGATCGCCTTTTCAGATGCGGCGTGGGCGCGCGTCAAGAGCCGCACGGTGCCCAATACGCACTGGTGCCTCGATGCCTCGCTGGCGGAAAACTTCTGGCACAACGCCGGTTATCACTACACGGCGCCGGTGTCGGGCGTGCTCGCGCTGCACGAGGCGCTGCGGCTCGTCTGCGCGGAGACGCTGGAGAAGCGCTTCGCGCGCCATCTGAAATGCTCGCTCGCGTTGCAGCAGGGCGTCACCGCGATGGGTCTGCAGCTGTATGCGCCCGAGAATTGCCGCCTCAATTCGGTGGTCGGCATCGAGGTGCCGGACGGTCTGAGTCCCGCCGACGTCTGCGCTCATATCTCGCGGCAGCATCAGGTGGAAATCTCGGGCTCGTTCGGTCTGCCGATCGTGCGTATCGGCCAGATGGGCGAGCAGTGCCGCGAGCACAACCTGTTTCGCACCGTGCATGCGCTCGGCCGCACGATGGTCGACCTCGGCGTCAAGGTCGATCTGCCGGCGGGTGTCGCGGCGCTCGAGCGCGGCTTGAGCGAAGGCAAATAA
- a CDS encoding FAD-dependent oxidoreductase — MSLTDTIIIGAGPYGSSLAAHLKAAGVDHQILGEPMGAWRNLMPPGMLLRSEAFASSLHAPCSGFTVEDYCRLKGLPYRPLGMALPLETFVEYALWFQSNLVGEIQPVDVLALRRVGDEFQLSLTDGRSLTARRVVIALGLKGFAQTPPALRGLPAQYASHSELYGNLEWARDKDIAIVGGGQSALGLSALLNELGARAHVLMRESSVVWHERPQAGRNIMSRLRRPDAGLGRGWRSVFLSEFPGVFHLLDPKRRKQIMEHTYGASGAWWLHDRVVGKVQISHRTEVRSAEIENDRVVLNVLTDGKKARVSADHVIAATGFKTDMRQHAFLSKDLADAISNQAGMPELTSHYETRVRGLYVVGPACAHSFGPVMRFVYGTKHASPTVARHIVGSLKAGARQRAWPVVAHAPMPERSGE, encoded by the coding sequence ATGTCTTTGACCGATACCATCATCATTGGCGCGGGACCCTACGGGTCATCTCTTGCCGCGCATCTGAAGGCCGCCGGTGTGGATCACCAGATCCTCGGCGAACCGATGGGCGCCTGGCGCAACCTGATGCCGCCTGGCATGCTGCTGCGCTCTGAGGCGTTCGCGTCGAGCCTGCATGCACCGTGCAGCGGCTTTACCGTCGAAGACTACTGCCGCCTGAAAGGGCTGCCTTACCGGCCGCTCGGCATGGCGCTGCCGCTCGAGACGTTCGTCGAATATGCGCTGTGGTTCCAGTCGAATCTGGTCGGCGAGATCCAGCCGGTCGACGTGCTCGCGTTGCGCCGCGTCGGCGATGAGTTCCAGCTATCGCTCACCGACGGCCGCTCGCTCACCGCGCGCAGGGTCGTGATCGCGCTGGGCCTGAAGGGCTTCGCGCAAACGCCGCCGGCGCTGCGGGGCTTGCCGGCGCAGTATGCGTCGCATTCGGAGCTGTACGGCAACCTCGAGTGGGCGCGTGACAAGGACATCGCGATCGTCGGCGGCGGCCAGTCGGCGCTCGGGCTGTCCGCGCTGCTCAACGAGCTCGGCGCACGCGCGCACGTGCTGATGCGCGAGAGCAGCGTGGTGTGGCACGAGCGGCCACAAGCCGGGCGCAACATCATGTCGCGCCTCAGGAGGCCCGACGCGGGACTGGGGCGCGGCTGGCGGTCGGTGTTCCTGTCGGAGTTTCCCGGTGTATTCCACTTGCTCGACCCGAAACGCCGCAAGCAGATCATGGAACACACGTACGGCGCGTCCGGCGCATGGTGGCTGCATGATCGCGTCGTCGGCAAGGTACAGATCTCGCATCGCACCGAGGTGCGCTCCGCTGAGATCGAAAACGATCGCGTCGTGCTGAACGTGTTGACCGACGGCAAGAAGGCGCGGGTGAGCGCCGACCACGTGATCGCCGCGACCGGTTTCAAGACCGACATGCGGCAGCACGCGTTCCTGTCGAAGGATCTGGCGGATGCGATTTCGAATCAGGCCGGCATGCCCGAACTGACGTCGCACTACGAAACGCGCGTGCGCGGCCTCTATGTGGTCGGACCTGCGTGCGCGCACAGCTTCGGCCCCGTGATGCGGTTCGTCTATGGGACCAAGCACGCGTCGCCGACCGTGGCGCGGCACATCGTCGGTTCGTTGAAGGCGGGTGCGCGGCAACGTGCGTGGCCCGTCGTCGCTCATGCACCCATGCCGGAGCGCTCAGGTGAATAA
- a CDS encoding 2-hydroxyacid dehydrogenase, with product MRIILFSSRQYDVDTFTEANAALGYELHFQESPLDSETAILAHGYDVVCPFVNDNVDAATLERLHAGGTRMIALRSAGFNHVDLAAAERLAMPVARVPAYSPYAVAEHAVGLILALNRRLPRAVARTREGDFSLHGLLGFDLHGKTVGVIGTGIIGRVFARIMAGFGMQVLAYDPGTPADELLALGARYVPLDTLLAESDVVSLHCPLLPDTYHLIDSAALAKMKRGAMLINTGRGGLVEANALICALKDGQLGHLGLDVYEEEGGIFFEDHSNLPLQDDVLARLLMFPNVIVTAHQAFFTREAMTEIAQTTLANIAAWQAGAPRNVVQAG from the coding sequence ATGCGCATCATCCTGTTCAGTAGTCGTCAATACGACGTCGACACATTTACCGAGGCCAATGCCGCGCTCGGCTATGAACTGCATTTCCAGGAATCCCCGCTCGACAGCGAGACCGCGATCCTCGCGCATGGCTACGACGTCGTCTGCCCCTTCGTCAACGACAACGTCGACGCCGCGACGCTCGAGCGGCTTCATGCGGGCGGCACGCGCATGATCGCCCTGCGCTCGGCGGGCTTCAATCACGTCGACCTCGCGGCGGCCGAGCGCCTCGCCATGCCGGTCGCGCGCGTGCCGGCCTACTCGCCGTACGCGGTCGCCGAACATGCGGTCGGGCTGATCCTCGCGCTGAACCGGCGCCTGCCGCGCGCGGTCGCGCGCACCCGCGAAGGCGACTTCTCGCTGCATGGGCTGCTCGGCTTCGACCTGCACGGCAAGACGGTCGGTGTGATCGGCACTGGCATCATCGGCCGGGTATTCGCGCGCATCATGGCCGGCTTCGGCATGCAGGTGCTCGCCTACGATCCAGGCACGCCCGCCGACGAATTGCTCGCGCTCGGCGCGCGCTACGTGCCGCTCGATACCTTGCTCGCGGAATCGGACGTCGTCAGTCTGCATTGCCCGCTGTTGCCCGACACCTATCACCTGATCGACAGCGCCGCGCTCGCGAAGATGAAGCGCGGCGCGATGCTGATCAACACGGGACGCGGCGGGCTCGTCGAGGCGAACGCGCTGATCTGCGCGTTGAAGGACGGCCAGCTCGGCCATCTCGGGCTCGATGTCTACGAGGAAGAAGGCGGCATCTTCTTCGAGGATCATTCGAATCTGCCGCTACAGGACGACGTGCTCGCGCGTCTGTTGATGTTCCCGAACGTGATCGTCACCGCGCACCAGGCGTTCTTCACCCGCGAGGCGATGACCGAAATCGCGCAGACCACGCTCGCGAACATCGCGGCGTGGCAGGCGGGCGCGCCGCGCAACGTCGTGCAGGCGGGGTAG
- a CDS encoding glycosyltransferase: MQRCRVLVINDYVQMGGAEVVYQQSAELLGTLPGVEVERFDDSQFSARSTMLSRSWNTTAARALEKTLHRFRPHRLMVHNYHNVLSPSILSVIARHQRQFGYRAYHTCHDYHLVYYNPSLQYFDKARHPVILPLDVLRTRAAFTLRPTPKGLVHDLMTKAWWHAIRAAYQPARVFDKILCPSLFMEQALHRVGIENTVIVHNPSAVPIAMPPVTARNKERFNIAFVGRISPEKGLLQFLTLCEAAGFERINCIGVYGDGPDRQAVEQRYASLIAQRKLILFGTMPQQQLFPAMREFADAVVVPSVGAENAPLVVVEAAMLGLPVLIRDGGSMAVTAESVGNKIKFRFDPHSLKQALGELAIHLADAHRKYNVEEYLPEHYARRLAEIMHIGERPAPLAPSRRSAHYADNPRPAR; encoded by the coding sequence ATGCAGCGCTGCAGAGTACTGGTGATCAACGATTACGTGCAGATGGGGGGCGCGGAGGTGGTCTATCAACAATCGGCCGAGCTGTTGGGCACGCTGCCCGGCGTCGAGGTCGAGCGTTTCGACGATAGCCAGTTTTCCGCGCGCTCGACGATGCTGTCGCGCTCCTGGAACACGACCGCCGCGCGCGCGCTCGAAAAGACGCTGCACCGCTTCCGGCCGCATCGGCTGATGGTGCACAACTACCACAACGTGCTGTCGCCTTCGATTCTCAGCGTGATTGCGCGCCATCAGCGCCAGTTCGGTTACCGCGCCTATCACACCTGCCACGACTACCACCTCGTCTACTACAACCCGTCGCTGCAGTACTTCGACAAGGCCAGGCATCCGGTCATCCTGCCGCTCGACGTGCTGCGCACGCGCGCGGCCTTTACGCTGCGGCCGACGCCGAAGGGCCTCGTGCACGACCTGATGACGAAAGCGTGGTGGCACGCGATTCGCGCGGCCTACCAGCCCGCGCGCGTGTTCGACAAGATCTTGTGCCCGAGCCTGTTCATGGAGCAAGCGCTGCACCGCGTCGGCATTGAGAACACGGTCATCGTGCACAATCCGTCGGCGGTGCCGATCGCGATGCCGCCCGTCACGGCGCGCAACAAGGAGCGCTTCAACATCGCCTTCGTCGGACGGATTTCGCCGGAGAAAGGCCTGCTGCAATTTCTGACGCTCTGCGAGGCGGCGGGCTTCGAGCGCATCAATTGCATCGGCGTGTACGGCGATGGTCCGGATCGCCAGGCGGTCGAGCAACGCTATGCGTCGTTGATCGCGCAGCGCAAGCTGATCCTGTTCGGCACGATGCCGCAGCAACAACTGTTTCCCGCTATGCGCGAGTTCGCCGATGCGGTGGTGGTGCCGTCGGTGGGCGCGGAGAACGCGCCGCTCGTGGTGGTCGAGGCGGCGATGCTCGGTCTGCCGGTGCTGATTCGCGATGGCGGCAGCATGGCGGTGACCGCGGAGTCGGTCGGCAACAAGATCAAATTCAGATTCGATCCGCATAGTCTGAAACAGGCGCTCGGCGAACTGGCCATTCATCTGGCCGACGCGCACAGAAAGTACAACGTCGAAGAATATCTTCCCGAGCATTACGCGCGGCGCCTCGCCGAAATCATGCACATCGGCGAAAGGCCGGCGCCGTTAGCGCCGTCGCGGCGCAGCGCACACTATGCAGATAATCCGCGTCCGGCGCGGTGA
- a CDS encoding polysaccharide deacetylase family protein has product MKRCKALVKEMLAGFVVVSGLAWFTRKLLWRDRVAVLLYHDPDPDTLDRHLTYLRKLCEFVPLTDVSAPGRDRPRVAITLDDGHAGNAKLLPVFIKHNVRPTIFLCSRIVGRPRSHWWLHPGSLRIGHERLKRMTNDERLAALAAQGYQQDGDDRPTGLSIEQIQAMREHIDFQAHTRFHPILTHCSDAESAAEISDSRREIAALLQQPCEHFAYPNGNYGDREVEFVRAAGFKTARTCDIGWNDQHTDPYRLRTIIIDDAASTLRFAAQLSGIAVFLRYLREGGGWRGKFPQF; this is encoded by the coding sequence ATGAAGCGCTGCAAGGCGCTCGTGAAGGAGATGCTCGCGGGCTTCGTCGTGGTCTCGGGTCTCGCGTGGTTCACGCGCAAGCTGCTGTGGCGCGACCGCGTGGCCGTGCTGCTTTATCACGATCCCGATCCCGACACGCTCGACCGTCACCTGACCTATCTGCGCAAGCTGTGCGAGTTCGTGCCGTTGACCGACGTCAGCGCGCCCGGCCGCGACCGGCCACGCGTCGCGATCACGCTCGACGACGGCCATGCGGGCAACGCGAAGCTGTTGCCGGTGTTCATCAAGCACAACGTGCGGCCGACGATCTTTCTGTGCAGCCGCATCGTCGGACGGCCGCGCAGTCACTGGTGGCTGCATCCGGGCTCGCTGCGCATCGGCCACGAACGGCTGAAGCGGATGACCAACGACGAGCGCCTCGCCGCACTGGCCGCGCAAGGCTACCAGCAGGACGGCGACGACCGGCCGACCGGCCTGTCGATCGAACAGATCCAGGCGATGCGCGAGCACATCGACTTCCAGGCGCATACGCGCTTCCACCCGATCCTCACGCATTGCAGCGACGCCGAAAGCGCGGCCGAGATCAGCGACAGCCGCCGCGAGATCGCGGCGCTGCTGCAGCAGCCTTGCGAGCACTTCGCCTATCCGAACGGCAACTACGGCGATCGCGAAGTGGAGTTCGTGCGGGCGGCGGGCTTCAAGACCGCGCGCACTTGCGATATCGGCTGGAACGATCAGCACACCGATCCGTACCGGCTGCGCACGATCATCATCGACGATGCGGCGTCGACGCTGCGCTTCGCGGCGCAATTGAGCGGTATCGCGGTGTTTCTGCGCTATCTGCGCGAGGGCGGCGGCTGGCGCGGCAAGTTTCCGCAGTTTTGA
- a CDS encoding crotonase/enoyl-CoA hydratase family protein yields the protein MIATEHLNNHVRIESNDDKGVATIVLDRPARRNAVDREVAEALSAAFSRFEAQPAWRAAVLFGAGGTFCAGADLSALADDTRRNELRPDGSGPGPMGPTRTRFSKPVIAAIAGYAVAGGLELAAMCDLRVVEEDAVLGVFCRRVGIPLIDGGTIRLPRLIGLSRALDLILTGRAVDSHEALAFGLANRVVPKGEARAAAERLAAELAACPQAALLADRRSAFENSTLDDLAEALRREGAGGYAAVFAEGVAGAARFASGAGRHGDTFDADETAPRDR from the coding sequence ATGATAGCCACCGAGCATTTGAATAACCACGTGCGAATCGAGTCGAATGACGACAAAGGCGTCGCCACCATCGTGCTCGATAGGCCCGCGCGGCGCAACGCGGTCGATCGCGAGGTGGCCGAGGCGTTGAGCGCCGCGTTCAGCCGCTTCGAGGCGCAGCCCGCGTGGCGCGCGGCCGTGCTGTTCGGCGCGGGCGGCACGTTTTGCGCTGGCGCGGATCTGAGCGCGCTCGCCGACGACACGCGCCGCAACGAACTGCGCCCGGACGGCAGCGGCCCCGGTCCGATGGGACCGACGCGCACGCGTTTCAGCAAGCCGGTGATCGCCGCGATCGCCGGCTATGCGGTCGCGGGCGGACTCGAGCTTGCCGCGATGTGCGACCTGCGCGTCGTCGAGGAAGACGCGGTGCTCGGGGTGTTCTGCCGGCGCGTCGGCATTCCGCTGATCGACGGCGGCACGATCCGGCTGCCGCGACTGATCGGTCTGTCGCGTGCGCTCGATCTGATCCTGACCGGCCGCGCGGTCGATTCGCACGAGGCGCTCGCGTTCGGGCTCGCCAACCGGGTGGTGCCGAAGGGCGAAGCGCGCGCGGCCGCCGAGCGGCTGGCCGCGGAACTCGCCGCTTGTCCGCAGGCGGCGCTGCTCGCCGATCGCCGCTCCGCGTTCGAGAACAGCACGCTCGACGATCTCGCAGAGGCGTTGCGGCGCGAAGGCGCGGGCGGCTACGCGGCCGTCTTCGCCGAGGGCGTGGCGGGCGCGGCGCGCTTTGCGTCCGGCGCGGGCCGCCACGGCGATACCTTCGACGCGGACGAGACGGCGCCGCGCGATCGGTGA
- a CDS encoding plasmid fertility inhibition factor family protein yields MRWRPVASLPSLPLSLPLPNSSPACAETVWMVPLREHSWYDHVRLKRVFVADATRHQVVLVDLRKLLACAARDNTDYVLKPVAEWHAGKVRGIREFLDPESPRVPQMPYVTISTRRAPGLLGWLGIEREGVVAFRNGQHRARYLAEAGARWCPVEVHEREAALLRELCGAADDARTAIRATALGGENDV; encoded by the coding sequence ATGCGCTGGCGTCCTGTCGCCAGCTTGCCGAGTCTGCCTTTGTCCCTGCCTTTGCCCAATTCATCGCCGGCCTGCGCCGAAACGGTCTGGATGGTGCCGTTGCGCGAGCATTCATGGTACGACCACGTGCGCCTGAAACGCGTATTCGTCGCCGATGCCACCCGTCACCAGGTCGTGCTCGTCGATCTGCGCAAGCTGCTCGCGTGCGCGGCTCGCGACAACACCGATTATGTGCTGAAGCCCGTCGCCGAATGGCACGCTGGCAAGGTCCGCGGCATCCGCGAGTTTCTCGACCCCGAGAGCCCGCGCGTTCCGCAGATGCCCTACGTGACGATTTCCACGCGTCGCGCGCCGGGACTGCTCGGCTGGCTCGGCATCGAGCGCGAGGGGGTGGTGGCGTTTCGCAACGGCCAGCATCGCGCACGCTATCTGGCCGAGGCGGGCGCGCGCTGGTGTCCGGTCGAGGTGCACGAGCGCGAGGCTGCATTGCTGCGCGAACTGTGCGGCGCAGCCGATGACGCCCGCACCGCGATTCGCGCGACCGCGCTCGGCGGCGAGAACGACGTCTAG
- a CDS encoding carboxylate--amine ligase gives MASAYDSGQSAGVIVGAELNGLGVARSLAQDRLPVVAVDTRTRAATWCRHVHAHQVKSFVGKIFVDEMIELGKRFDRPPVLILTDEDAVHAVSENRAALSHWYRFRLPADDTVKMLSSKARFHEFAQRHGFPVPRSIVLDKLADIEQLSQLRYPCVLKPDDKRNVLRGEKERAVRVDTLQRARDHAVAMLASPGGIIAQEWIEGPDSNIHFTLFYRGADGNMVSMFTGRKVLSSPPGVGNTAICVAAPEARGTLEPLTRRFAELAGFDGMGSIEYKWDDNYNEFVMVEPTVGRTDWQEEIATLCGVNIPLAAYRHELGLPPPAERLSRLPVAWRATFSDRPPPQLLSERTKIFDGYFRWSDPLPALQHYLVMNPLRRMKRSWKKAIRAPESRQAKA, from the coding sequence ATGGCGAGCGCATACGACTCAGGTCAATCGGCAGGAGTTATCGTTGGAGCAGAGCTAAACGGATTGGGAGTGGCGCGATCGCTCGCGCAGGACCGCCTTCCGGTTGTCGCAGTCGATACGCGGACCCGAGCGGCGACATGGTGCCGGCACGTTCACGCGCATCAGGTGAAGAGTTTCGTCGGGAAAATATTCGTTGACGAAATGATCGAACTCGGCAAGCGGTTCGATCGTCCGCCGGTTCTGATTCTGACCGACGAAGACGCGGTGCATGCGGTGTCGGAAAATCGCGCGGCCCTCTCGCACTGGTATCGCTTCCGTCTGCCGGCCGACGACACCGTCAAGATGTTGTCGAGCAAGGCGCGCTTTCACGAATTCGCGCAGCGGCATGGCTTTCCGGTGCCGCGCTCGATCGTGCTCGACAAGCTTGCCGACATCGAACAGCTGTCCCAATTGCGCTACCCGTGCGTGCTGAAACCGGACGACAAGCGCAACGTGCTGCGCGGCGAGAAAGAACGCGCGGTGCGCGTCGACACGCTGCAGCGTGCACGCGATCACGCGGTCGCGATGCTCGCGTCGCCGGGCGGCATCATCGCGCAGGAGTGGATCGAGGGACCTGATAGCAACATCCACTTCACGCTGTTCTATCGCGGCGCCGACGGCAACATGGTCAGCATGTTCACCGGCCGCAAGGTGTTGAGCTCGCCGCCGGGCGTCGGCAATACCGCGATCTGCGTGGCTGCGCCCGAAGCGCGCGGAACGCTCGAACCGTTGACGCGACGATTCGCCGAGCTGGCCGGTTTCGACGGCATGGGCAGCATCGAGTACAAATGGGACGACAACTACAACGAGTTCGTCATGGTCGAGCCGACGGTCGGCCGCACGGACTGGCAGGAGGAAATCGCGACGCTGTGCGGCGTCAACATTCCGCTTGCCGCGTACCGCCATGAGCTGGGCCTGCCGCCACCCGCCGAGCGGCTGAGCCGATTGCCGGTTGCGTGGCGCGCGACGTTTTCCGATCGCCCGCCGCCCCAACTGCTGAGCGAGCGCACGAAAATATTCGATGGCTATTTCCGCTGGAGCGACCCGCTCCCGGCGTTGCAGCATTACCTGGTGATGAATCCGCTGCGGCGCATGAAACGCAGCTGGAAAAAAGCGATCAGGGCGCCTGAATCGCGTCAGGCCAAAGCCTGA
- a CDS encoding SRPBCC family protein, translating to MATIYREVAVETAAADAWAALRDPAEVARVFAGVLIAARVEGDLRWVTFADGTVIEERVIAVDDAHMRLAYSVGGGRLEHHHATLHVVADTPARCRVIWISDFKPDERGAVVETLMDAGCVALARNLARR from the coding sequence ATGGCTACGATCTACCGGGAAGTCGCCGTGGAGACCGCCGCGGCCGACGCATGGGCGGCGCTGCGCGATCCCGCCGAGGTGGCCCGCGTGTTCGCGGGCGTGCTGATCGCGGCGCGCGTGGAAGGCGACCTGCGCTGGGTGACGTTCGCCGACGGCACCGTGATCGAGGAACGCGTGATCGCCGTCGACGATGCGCATATGCGGCTCGCCTACTCGGTCGGCGGCGGACGCTTGGAGCATCATCACGCGACGCTACACGTCGTGGCCGACACGCCCGCGCGTTGCCGCGTGATCTGGATCAGCGACTTCAAACCCGATGAGCGCGGCGCCGTGGTCGAAACGCTGATGGATGCGGGCTGCGTGGCGCTGGCGCGCAACCTCGCGAGGCGCTGA